A DNA window from Coffea arabica cultivar ET-39 chromosome 6c, Coffea Arabica ET-39 HiFi, whole genome shotgun sequence contains the following coding sequences:
- the LOC140008648 gene encoding uncharacterized protein, which yields MGNNICKSCGDGIETIEHLFFDCEYAKMIWKLSPINWDGLIDLQACFWRWWEGLLEATQRVNGKEHIELTINLLWQIWKARNQIVFNNAKGEEISVVRKAQQEWMEFKEAVELESRAGIVEATPHQYDRRWKPPMEGVYKINTDAAISTQSIRTGKGIVARNWKGEVLKAWAIMEEKLGEPEIEEAAAIRAAMQFGKAAGWRRIEVQSDCKNVIDCILTVSCNNSNCAVILEDIQKLREFFEQCNFSFIHREGNEVCHRLAKFALKLVNDVYWESCFPGRIKDLARIDYEGNELLL from the coding sequence ATGGGGAACAACATATGCAAAAGCTGTGGGGATGGAATTGAAACTATAGAGCATCTGTTCTTTGATTGTGAATATGCAAAGATGATCTGGAAACTCAGTCCAATCAACTGGGATGGATTAATAGATCTGCAGGCTTGCTTTTGGAGATGGTGGGAAGGACTCTTAGAAGCAACTCAAAGAGTCAATGGCAAGGAGCATATAGAATTAACAATTAATCTCCTCTGGCAAATATGGAAGGCAAGGAACCAGATTGTCTTCAACAACGCAAAAGGGGAGGAAATTTCAGTGGTAAGGAAAGCTCAACAAGAGTGGATGGAGTTCAAGGAAGCTGTGGAACTAGAAAGTAGAGCTGGCATTGTTGAAGCAACTCCACATCAGTATGATAGACGATGGAAGCCTCCAATGGAAGGTGTGTACAAGATAAACACTGATGCTGCAATCTCAACACAGTCAATCAGAACTGGTAAAGGAATAGTGGCTAGAAACTGGAAAGGAGAGGTGCTGAAAGCTTGGGCCATAATGGAGGAGAAGTTGGGGGAACCAGAAATTGAGGAGGCTGCAGCAATTAGAGCTGCAATGCAATTTGGAAAGGCAGCAGGCTGGAGAAGAATCGAAGTACAATCAGATTGCAAGAATGTGATAGACTGTATCTTAACCGTCTCATGCAACAACAGCAACTGTGCTGTGATACTGGAGGACATACAAAAGCTGAGGGAGTTTTTTGAGCAATGCAACTTCTCTTTTATACATAGGGAAGGGAATGAAGTGTGTCATAGGCTAGCAAAGTTTGCCTTGAAGCTAGTTAATGATGTATATTGGGAATCATGTTTCCCTGGCAGGATTAAAGATCTAGCAAGAATAGATTATGAGGGCAATGAGCTCCTTTTGTAA